A stretch of the Aegilops tauschii subsp. strangulata cultivar AL8/78 chromosome 4, Aet v6.0, whole genome shotgun sequence genome encodes the following:
- the LOC109787578 gene encoding tyrosine N-monooxygenase-like: MLPILLGKVSNMSLATIQTRSMTSCSGLSLATLVMMATLLLFFLKKNKNAVPQTRQLPPGPATLPFIGNMHQMIWNKPAVFRWIHRLLKEMNTDILCLRLGATHVIAVTSPEIACEVLRKNDEVFASRPITFASGSFSYGYKGSILSPHGEQWKKMRRVLASEVLAPSMEQKVQHIREEEYDHLVRYINKISCCSSEAIVDVRHVARHFCGDMIRRLVFGKRYFSNLPASSTSGPGHDELAHVAALFTLLNHVYSFCVSDYFPALQGLDLEGHEMVCSDVMRTINLLHDPIIEDRIRERSNSLHSRAEKKEARDFLDVLVYLEDAQGQPLLSLEDIRAQTTEIMFAIIDNPSNAVEWALAEMINRPEVMQKAIDELDTVVGKERLVQESDISQLNYLKSCIREAFRIHPYHAFNPPHVAMADTTVAGYTIPKGSHVILSRFGLGRNPKIWVEPLEFRPERHLNSANVLLTEPGLRFISFSTGRRGCPGISLGTSVTVMLIARMLQGFTWTKPPGVHSIDLQESKITLALAEPLVLRAKPRLPAHLYGPIKCM, encoded by the exons ATGCTTCCTATCCTACTAGGTAAAGTCAGCAACATGAGCTTGGCCACAATACAAACGCGTAGCATGACGTCTTGTTCAGGTCTAAGTCTTGCTACGCTGGTTATGATGGCCACCTTGCTGTTATTTTTCttgaagaaaaataaaaatgcgGTGCCACAGACACGCCAGCTCCCCCCGGGGCCGGCCACGCTACCCTTCATCGGTAATATGCACCAGATGATTTGGAACAAACCGGCGGTATTCCGGTGGATCCATCGTCTGCTCAAGGAGATGAACACAGACATCCTGTGCCTTCGTCTTGGAGCGACCCATGTCATTGCTGTGACGAGCCCGGAGATCGCATGCGAGGTATTGCGAAAGAATGACGAGGTTTTCGCCTCCCGTCCCATCACCTTTGCCTCTGGCTCATTTAGCTACGGGTACAAGGGCTCTATCTTGTCACCACACGGAGAGCAATGGAAGAAGATGAGGCGGGTCCTCGCCTCTGAGGTCCTCGCCCCGTCCATGGAGCAAAAGGTCCAGCACATCCGGGAGGAGGAGTACGACCATCTTGTAAGGTACATTAACAAAATTTCTTGCTGCAGCTCCGAGGCCATTGTCGACGTGCGGCATGTAGCACGACATTTCTGTGGTGACATGATAAGGAGGCTTGTCTTCGGCAAGCGATACTTCAGCAACCTACCGGCTTCCTCGACCAGCGGTCCTGGGCATGATGAGCTGGCACATGTTGCCGCGCTTTTCACTCTCCTCAACCATGTATACAGCTTCTGTGTGTCAGACTATTTCCCGGCCCTGCAAGGCCTCGACTTGGAGGGCCATGAGATGGTTTGCAGCGATGTAATGAGAACAATCAATCTGTTGCATGATCCCATCATAGAGGACAGGATCCGTGAAAGGTCCAATTCCCTTCACAGCCGTGCTGAAAAGAAAGAGGCCAGAGACTTTTTGGACGTCCTGGTTTATCTTGAAGATGCACAAGGACAGCCATTGCTGTCCCTAGAAGATATAAGAGCACAAACAACG GAAATTATGTTTGCAATAATTGACAACCCATCCAACGCTGTTGAGTGGGCACTCGCTGAGATGATCAACAGGCCGGAGGTCATGCAAAAAGCAATTGATGAACTCGACACGGTCGTCGGTAAAGAGAGACTAGTCCAGGAGTCTGACATTTCTCAGCTAAACTATCTCAAATCATGTATCCGGGAGGCCTTCCGGATACACCCGTACCATGCTTTTAACCCACCACATGTTGCCATGGCGGACACCACGGTGGCAGGCTACACCATACCTAAGGGTAGCCATGTCATATTAAGCCGGTTCGGACTTGGTCGCAACCCCAAGATCTGGGTCGAACCACTGGAGTTTCGGCCAGAGAGGCATCTCAATTCGGCAAATGTACTTCTCACTGAACCAGGCCTACGTTTCATTTCATTTAGCACTGGGAGGAGGGGTTGTCCAGGCATCTCACTTGGTACCTCGGTAACAGTGATGTTGATTGCAAGGATGCTGCAGGGATTCACTTGGACGAAGCCTCCTGGTGTTCACAGTATCGATCTCCAGGAGAGCAAAATTACCCTTGCTCTAGCTGAACCCCTTGTCTTGCGCGCCAAACCACGGCTGCCTGCACATCTCTATGGGCCAATCAAATGTATGTAA